The following are encoded in a window of Rosa chinensis cultivar Old Blush chromosome 4, RchiOBHm-V2, whole genome shotgun sequence genomic DNA:
- the LOC112199593 gene encoding uncharacterized protein LOC112199593 — MAPNTEEGITYMNLNNIQMLTGSNFKAWKSGVEFYLMMHDNMDLCFTDIEPYGVDATSSSDDKKYYRDWHRSNYRAKNVMRTTMSDTVRGSIEEPVLAVDYMEAIAEKFKESNKAEAARLSKEMNELKYTGSGGVRQHILKLTELNTRLRDLDLGVKDDQLVHNTLDSLPPSFNTLRTSYNAQKES; from the coding sequence GAATCACCTACATGAATTTGAACAATATCCAGATGCTTACTGGATCAAACTTTAAGGCCTGGAAGAGTGGTGTAGAGTTCTACCTAATGATGCATGACAACATGGATTTGTGTTTTACTGATATAGAGCCTTATGGAGTAGATGCAACTAGCTCATCCGATGACAAGAAATATTATCGAGACTGGCATAGATCCAATTATAGGGCTAAGAATGTAATGAGAACTACCATGTCTGATACTGTGAGGGGTAGTATTGAAGAGCCTGTTTTGGCAGTTGACTATATGGAAGCAATAGCTGAAAAATTCAAGGAAAGCAATAAGGCTGAGGCAGCTAGACTTTCCAAGGAGATGAATGAGTTGAAGTATACTGGTAGTGGGGGTGTTAGGCAGCATATCTTGAAGCTCACTGAGCTAAACACTAGGCTCAGGGATTTAGATCTGGGAGTCAAGGATGACCAACTTGTCCACAATACCTTAGATTCTCTACCACCTAGCTTCAATACCTTAAGAACTAGCTACAATGCACAGAAGGAGAGCTAG
- the LOC112200789 gene encoding ankyrin repeat and sterile alpha motif domain-containing protein 1B — protein MPPSYFPLRWESTGDQWWYASPIDWAAANGLYDLVSELLHLDTNLLIKLTSLRRIRRLETVWDDEAHFNDVAKCRSQVAKRLLNECQTQSGHNSLIRAGYGGWLLYTAASAGDVAFVKELLARDPLLVFGEGEYGVTDIFYAAARSKNAEVFRLLLDFSVSPRFGEDNGELEERMVDSRSDFKWEMMNRAVHAAARGGNLEVLKELVVGDCGDVLVYRDAQGSTVLHTASGRGQIEVVKYLIASFDISTFVDSQGNTALHVAAYRGHLAVVEVLIGASPSLVSLSNYYGDSFLHMAVAGFRAPGFRRVDKQIELIKQLVCGDIVNMQDIVNDRNNNGRTALHIAVSENIQSSVVELLMTVPSIDLNIRDGDGMTALDILKQRPKSPSSELLIKQLISAGGISKCQDHKARNALVSHLRMHGIGSSPGTSFRIPDAEIFLYTGNDNASDASGDQSCLQFSRCSGEISQVDSPNSVSNKKTGSVNYAARSLKFLLQWPRRKVKKESSRDMGDADSLGSYSPSTDLEDSPIPLRQMYLKSSSLPNSKRILSARTYLPSPYTKMRYTAGLTHGVIQAVPQFAFPAQSHAIPLSRSSMSSPSFVEKEKGVDNVGSSRSNGKVSVGNSRQSSFNRKLINQYLCVGAQGVEAEESVSSTWPTRSYKHSSSLVA, from the exons ATGCCGCCGTCATACTTCCCTCTCCGGTGGGAAAGCACGGGAGACCAGTGGTGGTACGCGTCACCTATTGATTGGGCAGCAGCCAATGGCCTTTACGACCTTGTCAGCGAGCTTCTTCACCTCGACACCAACCTCCTCATCAAGCTGACATCACTCCGCCGCATCCGCCGCCTCGAAACCGTGTGGGACGACGAGGCTCACTTCAATGACGTGGCGAAATGCCGCTCTCAAGTTGCCAAGAGGCTTCTCAATGAGTGCCAGACACAGAGTGGCCACAACTCTCTGATCCGGGCCGGCTACGGCGGCTGGCTCCTCTACACAGCCGCCTCAGCCGGTGACGTGGCCTTTGTTAAGGAGTTGTTAGCAAGAGACCCTCTTTTGGTGTTTGGGGAAGGAGAGTATGGGGTGACTGATATCTTCTATGCTGCTGCTAGGAGTAAGAATGCTGAGGTTTTCAGGCTGCTGCTAGATTTTTCGGTGTCGCCGAGGTTTGGTGAGGATAATGGGGAGCTGGAGGAGAGGATGGTGGATAGTAGGTCGGATTTTAAGTGGGAGATGATGAACCGGGCGGTTCATGCGGCTGCGAGAGGTGGGAATCTGGAGGTTTTGAAGGAGTTGGTGGTTGGGGATTGTGGTGATGTTTTGGTTTATAGGGATGCTCAGGGCTCTACTGTCTTGCATACTGCCTCTGGTAGAGGGCAGATTGAG GTGGTTAAATATCTAATAGCATCCTTTGATATCAGCACATTTGTAGATAGTCAAGGGAATACAGCTTTACATGTTGCCGCTTACAGGGGTCACTTAGCTGTGGTGGAAGTGCTAATTGGTGCATCTCCCTCATTAGTCTCTTTATCGAACTACTATGGAGATTCATTTCTACACATGGCAGTGGCTGGTTTCCGAGCTCCTGGTTTCCGGAGAGTGGACAAACAGATTGAGCTCATCAAGCAATTAGTATGTGGTGATATTGTGAACATGCAGGACATCGTTAATGATAGGAACAACAATGGAAGAACAGCTCTTCACATAGCTGTTAGTGAGAACATACAGTCTAGTGTGGTGGAACTCCTCATGACTGTTCCGTCAATCGATCTGAACATTCGTGATGGTGATGGCATGACCGCATTGGATATTCTTAAGCAAAGGCCAAAGTCACCATCTTCTGAACTTTTGATCAAGCAGTTGATTTCAGCTGGAGGAATCTCCAAGTGTCAAGATCATAAAGCGAGAAATGCCCTTGTTTCTCATTTGAGAATGCATGGTATTGGGAGCAGTCCTGGAACCTCTTTCCGAATCCCTGATGCAGAGATATTCTTATACACGGGCAATGATAATGCTTCCGATGCCAGTGGTGATCAGTCATGTCTACAATTCAGTAGGTGCTCGGGTGAAATAAGTCAGGTTGATTCACCCAACTCAGTGAGCAATAAGAAGACTGGTTCTGTAAATTATGCTGCAAGGAGCCTTAAGTTTCTTCTTCAATGGCCGAGGAGGAAAGTGAAAAAGGAATCTAGCAGAGACATGGGAGATGCTGATTCCTTGGGCTCGTATAGTCCATCTACAGATTTGGAAGACAGTCCAATCCCACTTCGGCAGATGTATTTGAAATCTTCATCCCTTCCCAACAGCAAAAGGATACTTTCTGCCAGGACTTATCTTCCAAGCCCCTACACTAAAATGAGATATACTGCTGGTCTAACACATGGTGTGATTCAAGCAGTGCCTCAGTTTGCTTTTCCAGCTCAATCGCATGCAATTCCTCTGTCACGATCATCCATGTCTTCACCTTCCTTCGTGGAGAAGGAGAAGGGTGTTGACAATGTAGGATCATCTCGCTCAAATGGGAAAGTATCAGTAGGGAATTCCAGACAAAGTTCCTTCAATAGGAAGTTAATAAACCAATATTTGTGTGTTGGCGCACAAGGCGTGGAGGCTGAAGAATCAGTTAGCTCTACATGGCCAACTCGGAGCTACAAACATTCCAGTTCTTTAGTTGCTTGA
- the LOC112197548 gene encoding glyceraldehyde-3-phosphate dehydrogenase, cytosolic — MAKIKIGINGFGRIGRLVARVALQRDDVELVAVNDPFITTDYMTYMFKYDTVHGAWKHHELKVKDEKTLLFGEKPVAVFGLRNPEEIPWGSVGADIVVESTGVFTDKDKAAAHLKGGAKKVVISAPSKDAPMFVVGVNEHEYKSDLCIVSNASCTTNCLAPLAKVINDRFGIVEGLMTTVHSITATQKTVDGPSAKDWRGGRAASFNIIPSSTGAAKAVGKVLPALNGKLTGMAFRVPTVDVSVVDLTVRLEKKATYDQIKAAIKEESEGKLKGILGYTDEDVVSTDFIGDNRSSIFDAKAGIALNDNFVKVVSWYDNEWGYSSRVIDLIVHIAKA, encoded by the exons ATGG CCAAGATCAAGATCGGAATCAACG GATTCGGAAGAATCGGACGTTTGGTGGCTAGGGTGGCCCTACAGAGGGACGATGTTGAGCTCGTCGCTGTTAACGATCCATTCATCACCACCGACTACATG aCCTACATGTTTAAGTATGACACCGTCCACGGAGCATGGAAGCACCATGAGCTCAAGGTCAAGGATGAGAAGACCCTCCTCTTCGGTGAGAAGCCAGTTGCCGTCTTCGGGCTCAG AAACCCAGAGGAGATCCCATGGGGTTCCGTTGGCGCCGATATTGTTGTGGAGTCTACTGGAGTGTTCACTGATAAGGACAAAGCCGCCGCTCACTTGAAG GGTGGTGCCAAGAAGGTTGTCATCTCTGCCCCAAGTAAGGATGCCCCCATGTTTGTTGTGGGAGTCAATGAGCATGAATACAAGTCCGACCTTTGCATTGTTTCCAATGCTAGCTGCACTACCAACTGTCTTGCTCCCCTTGCCAAG GTTATCAACGACAGGTTTGGAATTGTTGAGGGTCTTATGACTACTGTGCACTCCATCACTG CCACCCAGAAGACTGTTGATGGACCATCAGCAAAGGACTGGAGAGGTGGACGTGCTGCCTCATTCAACATCATTCCCAGCAGCACCGGAGCTGCCAAG GCTGTCGGAAAGGTTCTGCCTGCTCTCAATGGCAAGTTGACCGGAATGGCCTTCCGTGTACCCACTGTTGATGTTTCAGTTGTTGACCTCACTGTCAGACTTGAGAAGAAGGCAACCTATGACCAGATCAAGGCTGCTATTAA GGAGGAGTCTGAGGGAAAGTTGAAGGGCATCTTGGGTTACACCGATGAGGATGTTGTGTCAACCGACTTCATTGGTGACAACAG GTCAAGCATCTTTGATGCCAAGGCTGGAATTGCATTGAACGATAACTTTGTCAAGGTTGTTTCATGGTACGACAACGAGTGGGGTTACAGTTCCCGTGTGATTGACTTGATTGTGCACATCGCCAAGGCTTAA